From the genome of Lampris incognitus isolate fLamInc1 chromosome 17, fLamInc1.hap2, whole genome shotgun sequence:
GTTCTGCTTCTATAAAAGAGCTTGGGACCACAAGGGAGGGTAGTTGCATGGGTCGGATGTGGTCAGTAAAAAGACTCCAACTTGACCGTGATATAGGTGTGTAGTAAAAATGCATCAGATCCTTATCTATTCAATATCATTCCTTACACGTTTAACAAATAAAATCCCATGGAAAGAATGCAGTGGTGCTGGTTCTGTTGACTGttaaaggtgctatgtgtaatATTGCAGCTTTCCTCATgcataacatgactagtaaatatcgacACAGGTTGCTGTGTGGTAGTGTttgaaacaaaaaaaccaaaaccaaaaaagacTCATGATTTCTACATTCAAATACACAGgggagggcatccaggtagcatagcggtctattccgttgcctaacaacatggggaacgctggtttgaatccccgtgttactgccggcttggttgggcgcccctacacaattggccatgtctgcgggtgggaagccggctgctggtatgtgttctggtcgctgcactggcgcctcctctggttggtcggggagcggCAACTGGGAGGACTAGCGTGATCcctccacgcactacgtccctctggtgaaactcctcactaccaggtgaaacgaagcggctggtgactccacatgtattggaggaggcatgtggtagtctgcagccctccccagatcggtagagggggtggagcaatgagcAGGACGCAGCTCAGaatgtggggtgattggccaggtacaatttgggagaaaaaatacACACCCGAGTTGTTTTGTTGTTATATGATGCACAGCCCGTAAAAAAAACTTGTATTTGCTTCTTTTCCTGCTGGAATTTGTTCGTCATacttgctttgatttgttgttattattcacattacattacagtcatttagccgacgcttttatccaaagcgacttacagtaagtgcatttaacataggaaatcaggggaactactagtcatcaaaaCCAGTTCAGGAGTAGACTTTAAAAAGACTCAAACAAACAAGTACAGCTGTGAGGAACAGTTCCTGCAGAGCTGCAACTGTATGGTTTCTCTCACCTGTGACAAGCTTGTTGTTCTCTATAGTATTTCAGCCCCTAGCTCACACTTTATATTGATACATATATCCTGGAGCATCATGGTCTTTCACCTGTGTTGTCATGTGACATTTCAAATTGCCACTCCATATCTTTTTCTTCCGGATGCCAAAGGGATGTGGTCACTGCCCCATGTATTCTTGCGGGGTTTCATATTGTCCCTTTCAGTGAAATTGTTTATCACAAAAATGACAAAGGTAGTTTTTCTCCAAAGTGTATTTACCATGTGGTGAGTCCGTTTTAGTATTTCTAAATcatttatgatgatgatgataccgatgatgatgatacatTTTATTTACATGCTACCTTTCAGGACACTCAAAGTCACGTAACAAAAAGCAGAATAAAAACaaccaaaggggaaaaaaaccccaacagctaaaactcaggtgcagctccatgcagggccgtggtccctggacccaccggacgcagcagaccaggctcccccagccgatccagcaccagctctccctgccctCCACACTACGACAccgaaaacacagtcaacgccaggcgaggccaccgccagaccgccgtcagtgttatcagaactaccggtctgcatgggctagcagttagcttagcctgccccgcttccgcatcctctcagaccgccctctgtgtgtcctcttctggcgcagctctggccagggccgtggtccctgggcccccaggacacagcagaccaagctctcccagccatcagcgaagacacaaacttagacacagacgtggacaaagacactgcatggacgggactGGGTAAGGCCACCACAaacataagttcgcgccgccatcttcctacaccagtactggatgaggccgctgcaaacgggaattcgtgccgccatcttacaattacaatttcatcACATGTAATTCCAGGTCTAAATCCTCCATGATTAGAGGCTGGGACAGCTGAAACAACAGGTGAGTGTAACTATATGGTGGAAGAGAAAACCAGCAGTTTGTACCTGAAGACCGGCATGAGAACCACTGCCTTGATAACAATAGCTTGCCTACTGTTTTCATTTTTAGTCTTAAGTTCTGTTTATGTATTATTTCTatgtttgctgttgttgttaaagtttttttgtctttttttttttttttacattgcctCACTTTTTTTCCACTGCTGCCATAGATTTGAGTTCCTGTCCTTCAGTCGACCGAGTTCCTGATGTGGACGTTGCCGCCTCGCCGTCTCCCTTCTCGCCGCAGCGCAGCGCCTTGGGCAGCGAGTCCCGGAGGGCGTTGCGGAACATGGAGCTGGAGAAGCAGTAGATGACAGGATCGAGGGCAGAGTTCAGGAAGTTCAGACCAAAAGAGACGATAGTCAGCTGGGTGAACGTGTAGAAGGAGGCACAGTCCAATGGACGGTTTGAAGCGATGATCCACAGGCCGGCCGTTGTCACCGTCCCAGGTAGGAAACAGATGAAGAACACGGCAACGATCACGGCGCACACGCGCATCGCCCTGCGCACGTTCTGGGCTTTGCTCATCTTCCGCTGTCTCAGGATACAAGAGATCCGGGCAgagcagaacagcagcagggcCAGCGGGAACAAAAACTCCAGCACGGACAGGATCCTGTGCATGCCGACGAGGACGATGATGGCTCGGGATGCCTCCTTGTATGACGTGAAGAAGAAACACTGGGTTTTGGCGCCACTGCCCTTAATGTGGTTGAAGGCCAGCATGGGGACCCGCGGCCCAATCACCAGCAGCCAGATGAACGCCGGTACGTACCCAGCCTGCCTCTTGGTCATGCGGTTGAGGCGGTGGTGAGGGTGGACAACCTGGACCAAGGGAAACCCATAACTTGTAAGACATTCATAACAGAGACGGGCTTGAAGATGCTTGTGAGACAAGATAATCGATCTCTAGGCTATGTGTGTTTATCTGGACACATTTTGATACAGTAGTTTGGATTTAAACAAATACCCGGagacaccccctcccctcccccagctATGTAAAGCCTTGTGCATATAATCAGTGTATATATCCCATATAAATTATGGTTGTTCTTATTTAACCAGAATTCAGGTATGGACACTCAATAAGCAATTTTGTGGCAACACACTAGTATAGTAAGACACATAATGCATTCAAATACATTTAAATACTCGTGTAATAACTATACATTTTTTAAGCTTGCTTTATAAATTCCCTTGGGTAAATTcaattactgcaaattaacccatcctagctgtgatctgtgtagctagcagcagtgggctgccgccttcatgctgcgcccggggaccaactccagttcttttcccatcgccttgctcaggggcacagacaggagtataaaccctaacatgcatatttcTCTTGATGGAggggaaaaccggagcccccggagaaaacccaccgcagacatggggagaacgtgccaactccgcacagaggatgacctgggatgacccccaaggatgacctgggatgacccccaaggttggacaaccctggggttcgaacccaggactttcttgctgtgaggtgacaaggCTAACAActggaccactgtgccacccaatatTACCAATATAGCCACATAGAAGCAACATTAATCTCACTGATCTCATCAGTGGACTTGAATATATTAAAATTAAATCTTAAGGCACATCTGATTCGATACTCTGCATCCTTTGCTGTCATACTCTGAATGACATCCAATAAAGAAAGTGCAAAAGAACAACAATATGAGTATGAATATGAATAATAACTGTCCAAAGCCTTGCCCACCTTAAAGTAGCGGTAGATCGCTATTACAGTCATGAGGCCAATGCTGGCCGAGCGGTTGCTGAACATCAAGAAGAGGTTGATCCGGCACAAGCCATCCCCGAACACCCAGTATCCTCTAAGCAAGGCATCAATCCTCAGTGGCAGGCTCACCAAAACCAGGAAGTCAGCGATTACCAGGTTGATGAGGAACAGGGTGTTTGGGTTCCAGACCTTCATTCGGAAGCAGAAGATCCACAGGGCAACTAAGTTTCCCAGCAGCCCTAATATGACATCAATGGTCAGGATGGGAGGCAGGATCAGTCCCTCCAGGTGTATACCGACTGGCGGGCAACCAACACTAGAGGTCTGGTTAGTGGAGAGTGGTATGCTAGTGGGCATCTTGGTGGCGAAGATACTGGCTTCCCCCTCCATTTTGGCAAGGAAATTATGTTTGGGCAAACCAAAGTGGAGGTATTTTAATTTATCTGTAAGACAGAAAGCTCAACTGGGGAGGTGCCGTGTATCTACAAAGCTTTCGTTGCCAGCAAAGTAAGAGTTTAAGTGGACTTTATGGCGACACAGAGGAAAGTTTCGAGCCGAGATGTTCAGGAAATCTGATGCTTCCGCTTTCCGACCTTCCTTATTTCTGGGGGTTTTCTGCAGGCAGAATTATGAAAAATCTGGTCAAAAGTAACAAATAGTAGTTGCATTAGTTCCTCTTTTTTCACGAGTCAAGAGCATACTCTTGATGACCTTTCGTGCACTTGCAAACATTGCTGAGCTGATATTGGATTAAAACTACAAAACAGGACTTTATTGACACTTGTGAGTTTAAAGCTGAAGAAAATTGACTTGGATAAAGACTGAATGAAGTAAATTGAAACATTTAACTTTTcctttgattaaaaaaatgtttaaatcatCGTGTAATcattcaccgagtccacatattGACTTACGTGTAATATTATTgatcacatgaaaaaaaaagatttgcctCGTTACATATGACTTAAAAGAAAAACTAAATTACAGGTAAAATGAAGTTCAAATGATACGTACCACACCTGAAATATATTGCTCGTAATCTTAACTTGGA
Proteins encoded in this window:
- the hcar1-3 gene encoding hydroxycarboxylic acid receptor 2, which produces MEGEASIFATKMPTSIPLSTNQTSSVGCPPVGIHLEGLILPPILTIDVILGLLGNLVALWIFCFRMKVWNPNTLFLINLVIADFLVLVSLPLRIDALLRGYWVFGDGLCRINLFLMFSNRSASIGLMTVIAIYRYFKVVHPHHRLNRMTKRQAGYVPAFIWLLVIGPRVPMLAFNHIKGSGAKTQCFFFTSYKEASRAIIVLVGMHRILSVLEFLFPLALLLFCSARISCILRQRKMSKAQNVRRAMRVCAVIVAVFFICFLPGTVTTAGLWIIASNRPLDCASFYTFTQLTIVSFGLNFLNSALDPVIYCFSSSMFRNALRDSLPKALRCGEKGDGEAATSTSGTRSTEGQELKSMAAVEKK